The region CCTGACCTAGCTAGACTTGACCGGAAAGTGTGCCGGACTAGATTTGGAGTGATGAACGGAAAGGTCTGGCTGTTCGCGCTTGCGACAATGTGTTGTGGTCCGCGGCTTGTCGAAGTTGACCGAACCGAGTTCGGTTTCGGTAGCTACATCCGCATCAAGGCCTTGGCGCCGAACAAAGCTCTGCTCAATCGTACGGTTGAAAAGGCATTTGCTGAGATGTTCAGACTGGATACACTGTGGTCGTCATTCCTGCCTGGTAGTGAGGTTGCGACCCTGAACCGGACCGGCAGAGCCGCAGTTTCATCTGACACACGGGAGTTGATAAACGAAGCACTCCGGGTGTGCGCGGCCACCGACGGCGCGCTCGACATTACGGTCAAACCGGTTCTTAACGCATGGGGATTCACCAGTGCAGCACCGGGTGGCAACGAGCAAGATGTAACCCGCGACCAGTGGCGAGTTCCGGACAGCGTCGAGCTGGCCCGGGCCAGAAGTCTTGTTGACTTTCGGCAGGTACTGGTGCGGGGCGATTCAGTGCTGCTTCTAGAGGACGCACAGATTGACCTAGGCGCGGTCGCGGTCGGTTTCGCGGTTGACCGGGCAGTTGAGATGCTCCAGGCAGCAGGCGTGAACCAGGGTCTGATTGACGCTGGCGGAGACATAAGAGTGTTTGGCGACCGGGACTGGAAAATCGGGCTGAAGAATCCAAGAGGAGAAGGAGTAATCAGGGTATTCCGAGTCAGAAATCGGGCGGTTTCGACTTCGGGCGACTACGAAAAGTTTTTTGAGGCAGACGGCCACCGGTATCACCATATCATAGACCCGTGCACCGGTTACCCAGCGGACAAGTGCGCCAGTGTCACCATCCTTGCGCCGACAGCGTTTGCGGCCGATGCTTACGCCACCGCTGTGTTTGTGCTCGGACCAGACAAAGGTCTCGAGAAGGTACGCGAGCAGGAGGGTATGGCTGCCGTCGTATTAGTGGACAGTAGAGATTCGCTTGAAACCTACGAGACTGGAAGGTGAACTGAACAGAGCCGTGATGACCAGTGACAGGTTACTCGCCAATTACCGAATGACCAATTCCGGCAAGTCATTCAGAAGGATGCGGCTTGCCGCCGCGATGTCGGTCATACGCAAACCGGTCCTTCCAGTCTGCATCGGGAATCGGTGCTGGAGATGAACTATCCGGCACGGTACTGGGAGTCTGAGGACGGCAAGGTCAGATGCGAGCTGTGCCCGAATCGCTGTCTTGTAGCACCGGGTAAACGGGGTCGGTGTCTGGGAAGGGAGAATATTGGCGGCAAGCTCTGGGCCACAAACTACGGTGAGGTTGTTTCCGTCAATATGGACCCGATTGAAAAGAAGCCGCTGTATCATTTCCTGCCTGGTTCAGACATACTTTCGGTTGCGACGTACGGGTGCAACCTGCTCTGCCCTTTCTGCCAGAACTGGGAAATTTCTCAGGAGATTGCGCCGACAAGGTTCATCGCCCCGGACGGGCTGGTACAGCTAGCCCACGAGCAAGGGTCGCCGGCAGTTGCCTTCACCTATACCGAGCCACTCATTTGGTTCGAGTATTTGATGGATGCGTGCCCAAGACTCCACGCTGCGGGAATCCGTAATGTGCTCGTCACGAACGGAATGATAAACCCAAAGCCGCTTGCCGAGCTTCTGCCGTTTATTGACGCAATGAACGTGGACCTGAAATCAATCAGACCTGAGTTCTACTCCAAGTATGTCAAAGGATGCCTAAGTACGGTCCAGAATACACTTCGGGCCGCGGTCGGCCGCTGCCACGTGGAAATCACCACCCTACTAATTCCTGGTCGCAATGACTCTGAGCCGGAAATCGAGGAGCTAACCAGTTTTGTCGCAAGCCTGGGTCGGACCGTACCGCTGCACTTTTCGCGTTACTTTCCACGGCACCGGGCAAAGGAGCCAGCGACACCGCTGGAACTCATCCTGGCCGCGGCGAAACTGGCAAGACAGGAGCTCGACTACGTGTACGTCGGCAACGTCACCGCACCAGCTGAGTACCGTGATACGTTCTGCCCGAAGTGCCATAACCTGCTTATTGAACGTTCGTCCTACGCCGGCCGCGTGGCCGGCATCAGCGCCGGTAAGTGCACCAGGTGCGGCCGGCCCGCTGACGTGCTGCTTTGACTGCGACCCGACTGCAATCACAACCTGCCGCCCTTATGGGCCCGCTGCATAATGAAAGCTGCGTCAGCTTACGAAAAAAAGGTCCGGGGAGTGCTGCACTCCCCGGAGGCGCAAGACAAGGAGACTAGTTGACGAGCCAGCGCAGGCCGCCGACCTTCTGATACCCGAGTTTCAGCGTGACCTTCTTGGAGCCGCCGACGTCCTCGATCGAGACGACCTTAGCCTTTGCGAAGTGGTCGGTAACATCCCAGTTATTGTTCTGATGGTCAAGCCAGAGGTAGTAAACTGCACCGGCCGAAATCGTCAGTTGGGTCGTGTAAGCACCCGGTGCATCAGCAATCTTGACATCGTCATAGTTTGCTGAGCCGGAATTCTTAAGCGCATTCCCCTTCGAGTTCTCAGGCCAGGTGTAGTCCCCGGCATTGACCAGCCCGACCGGGGTTATGTTCTGGTCGTCACAGACGAAGTCTATTGACGGCTTGTTGGCAGTGGACAGCGAAAGTGCGGTCGCGGTGCCGCTGGTCGTGAACGCAAGCCCGGACGGATGATTCGGGTCCGGGTCACTGATACCGTACAGTACGAGTGTGCTTGTCTCTTCGACCGCGCAGTCGAGAGTCCAGGGGTCGCTCTCAAGCGTACCGCTGTAGGCTGTCACCTCCACCTTCTTGGCCGGCACCGACACATCGAAGCTCGTACTGGTAGTTGTCCAGGTGGAATCGCCCGCCTTTATCCTGTACCCCTCGGCATCGGTCACCGCCGTCCACGTCAGGTGAAGAGTGGCACCAGAGTTGGTCACGGTCACAACAACAACCGGCTTGCCGATTTCAGAGATTTGCTCGCAGCCCGCGCCGAGTATCAAGACCAGGGCCGCGACACCCACAATCCATCGTGCTCTTTTCATTGTTTCACCTCTTGTTGTTTACCTTTTACCAGCTCACTTCTGAGTTGGCGGCTTCAGCCCGCCGGGTTTCGTGCCACCCGGGGTGGTACCCGGAGTCTTACCCGGGGTCTTACCGCCGGTTGCCTTAGCCTCAAGCTCGGTCACGACTTTCTGGAGCGAGTCACGCTCCGCAGTCAACTTCGCTACCTGTCCTTCGAGCTCAGTGATTTTCTGCTGCTGTGTTGCGACCTGCGACTCAAGGTCCTTTATCTTCTGCGCACCAGGGCAGCCCGCAACCACGAACAGCAGGGCAATCACTGCAAACGCAGCCAGTACTCTTCTCACTATATCCTCCTTTCCGGGCTCCTGGCCCGGCATTTTGTTATACACTTGCTGCTTCGCACCCAATTCCGCCCCCGTACCCTGCCCACCCGCGTCCATTCTAGGAACAAGTATTTGCCTGTCAAGTATTTCGTGTCGGTCTGAAAAACGCTCAATGGCTGGCCCTGAACTCAC is a window of candidate division WOR-3 bacterium DNA encoding:
- a CDS encoding FAD:protein FMN transferase → MNGKVWLFALATMCCGPRLVEVDRTEFGFGSYIRIKALAPNKALLNRTVEKAFAEMFRLDTLWSSFLPGSEVATLNRTGRAAVSSDTRELINEALRVCAATDGALDITVKPVLNAWGFTSAAPGGNEQDVTRDQWRVPDSVELARARSLVDFRQVLVRGDSVLLLEDAQIDLGAVAVGFAVDRAVEMLQAAGVNQGLIDAGGDIRVFGDRDWKIGLKNPRGEGVIRVFRVRNRAVSTSGDYEKFFEADGHRYHHIIDPCTGYPADKCASVTILAPTAFAADAYATAVFVLGPDKGLEKVREQEGMAAVVLVDSRDSLETYETGR
- the amrS gene encoding AmmeMemoRadiSam system radical SAM enzyme codes for the protein MNYPARYWESEDGKVRCELCPNRCLVAPGKRGRCLGRENIGGKLWATNYGEVVSVNMDPIEKKPLYHFLPGSDILSVATYGCNLLCPFCQNWEISQEIAPTRFIAPDGLVQLAHEQGSPAVAFTYTEPLIWFEYLMDACPRLHAAGIRNVLVTNGMINPKPLAELLPFIDAMNVDLKSIRPEFYSKYVKGCLSTVQNTLRAAVGRCHVEITTLLIPGRNDSEPEIEELTSFVASLGRTVPLHFSRYFPRHRAKEPATPLELILAAAKLARQELDYVYVGNVTAPAEYRDTFCPKCHNLLIERSSYAGRVAGISAGKCTRCGRPADVLL